Proteins found in one Luteimonas chenhongjianii genomic segment:
- a CDS encoding alpha/beta fold hydrolase, producing MHAKDLLLAGVIAAGSALPASAADRSPPVHYRSTDIQGVNVFYREAGPQDAPAVLLLHGFGASSHMFRELIPVLATRYRVIAPDLPGFGQTTVAPGVTFEYTFDNLASVVDAFTARKGLDRYALYVFDYGAPVAWRLAVAHPEKITAIVSQNGNAYEEGLSEGWADMRKAWASPTAGNREALRRFNTPEMIKWQYTEGVEDTSRIAPESYQLASAAIERIGDEPQMDLLLDYGRNVQQYPQLHAFFREYQPPTLAIWGRHDPFFIPAGAEAFRRDNPNTEVRLLDTGHFAIETHGGEIAETMLEFLDRNIER from the coding sequence ATGCACGCCAAGGATCTTCTTCTGGCCGGCGTAATCGCCGCCGGCAGCGCACTTCCCGCTTCCGCGGCCGATCGGTCACCGCCCGTCCACTACCGGTCGACGGACATCCAGGGCGTCAACGTCTTCTATCGCGAAGCCGGCCCACAGGACGCGCCTGCCGTGCTCCTGCTCCATGGATTCGGCGCTTCCTCGCACATGTTCCGGGAGCTGATCCCGGTCCTGGCAACGCGGTATCGCGTGATCGCACCCGACCTCCCCGGGTTCGGGCAGACCACCGTCGCCCCCGGCGTCACGTTCGAATACACCTTCGACAACCTCGCCTCCGTCGTCGATGCCTTCACTGCCCGGAAGGGTCTGGATCGCTACGCCCTCTACGTTTTCGACTACGGCGCACCGGTCGCCTGGCGCCTGGCGGTCGCGCACCCGGAGAAGATCACGGCGATCGTGAGCCAGAACGGCAACGCGTACGAGGAAGGACTCAGCGAGGGCTGGGCCGACATGCGCAAGGCCTGGGCGTCGCCGACCGCCGGGAATCGCGAAGCGCTGCGCCGCTTCAACACACCTGAAATGATCAAGTGGCAGTACACCGAGGGTGTCGAAGACACATCGCGGATCGCGCCTGAAAGCTATCAGCTGGCGTCGGCAGCGATCGAGCGTATCGGCGATGAGCCGCAGATGGATCTGCTGCTCGATTACGGCAGAAACGTGCAGCAGTACCCGCAGCTGCACGCCTTCTTCCGCGAGTACCAGCCACCGACTCTGGCGATCTGGGGGCGACACGACCCCTTCTTCATTCCGGCGGGCGCGGAGGCCTTCAGGCGCGACAATCCGAACACCGAAGTCCGCCTGCTCGATACCGGTCATTTCGCGATCGAGACGCACGGTGGAGAGATCGCGGAAACCATGCTCGAGTTTCTCGATCGAAATATCGAGCGCTAG